The genomic stretch CACACAGGCGCCGAGCAGGGTCACGTAGGCCTGGACGAACAGCCCGTTCGTCAGGTCACGCGCCACGCTCGAGGCCGGTGGCTTCGTGCGCGACACGGCGACCTCGACCAGGCGCCAGAGCGAGATGAACACGACGCCGCCGAGCAACGTGAACAGCGCCCAGATCTGTCCACCGAGGAACGCGGCCGGCACCGTGGCGATCGCGACCGCGACGCTCGGGATCCGGGGGACGTCACGGCCGGCGAAGCGCATCGCACTCGCGAGCTCGTACACGCCGAGCCCGAGCAGGAACGCCGCCACGATCATGAACGACGGCGTGTACAGCAGCAGCGAGCCGAGCATGACCACCGCGAACGCCAGGGCGATCGCTATGGCCGCCGGCAGGTTGCGACCCGTCCGTGCGGTCAGTGCCTCGTTCCGGGCACCGAACTCTGCTCGGCGCTGCCGGATCTGCGCCTCGAAGTCGTTCCGGGCCGCCCTCGCCCGCGCATCGAAGTCCTGTCGGAACCCCGACATGCGGCGGTCATCAGATGTGGGGCGGTCGTCGCCCTGGTCGGGACGGCGCATCAGACCTCGAGGAGTTCGGCTTCCTTCTTCTTCAGCGCCTCGTCGATCTGGTCGACGTGCTTCTTGGTGAGCGCGTCGAGCTCCTTGTCGCTGCGGGCGATGTCGTCGTCGGACACCTCGCCCT from Curtobacterium sp. MCLR17_032 encodes the following:
- a CDS encoding phosphatidate cytidylyltransferase; its protein translation is MSGFRQDFDARARAARNDFEAQIRQRRAEFGARNEALTARTGRNLPAAIAIALAFAVVMLGSLLLYTPSFMIVAAFLLGLGVYELASAMRFAGRDVPRIPSVAVAIATVPAAFLGGQIWALFTLLGGVVFISLWRLVEVAVSRTKPPASSVARDLTNGLFVQAYVTLLGACVVLLSAQPQGQLWVVGFILVVVAVDTGAYATGINLGKHPMAPKISPKKTWEGFGGSVGASIIVGILVTWLMLGLPWWTGIILGVLISGSATLGDLTESMIKRDLGIKDISSFLPGHGGLLDRIDSILPSAAIAYLMYLVVNH